The nucleotide window CGTTCAGGCCTCAATGTAGCTACTACATTTGTAGGCAACTACATGACAAGTATTGATATGGCGGGTGCATCGGTTACGATCCTGAAACTGGATGATGAACTGAAGTCATTGTTATTTAAGGAAAGTGATACTCCTGCATTTAAAGTATCCGGTCCTTCTGTAGCACAAGTGGCGTATTCCGAAGCGCTGGAAGCTGTCGTGGGTGAAGATGCTCCGGTATCTTATGAAGTGGAGACGCCTGCAACATCTGCGGTGATCAGCAACAATCAATTCTCCCTGGACAATGTCGTCTACCTGATCGATAAAATGGGTGAGATCATCATCAAGAATGAAGTACCATTCTGTGAACTGGATTCCCATGCTGGTGATGGCGATTTCGGTATGAGTGTGGCAAAAGGCTTCCGCCAGTTGAAACGCGAATGGAATCACATCATTAACGAAGATAAAAAAGATATCGGTTCATTCCTCGATGCATGTTCCTTGGTTATCATGGAATATTGTGGCGGCGCATCCGGCCCGATCTGGGGTTCAGCATTCCGTGCGGCTGGCAAAGCAGTAGGGGGTAAACAGCAGCTGAACGTTGCTGAATTTGCTGAGATGATTCATGCAGCTGTGCAAGGAATTCAGTCTACAGGAGAACGCTCCTTCGGACGTGGTGCTGTTGTAGGCGACAAGACCTTGATCGATGCACTCGTTCCGTGTGCTGATTCCTGGACACAAAGTGCGGAGTCTGGAGATGACTTCAAAACCGCATTTGCCAAAGGTGCAGCAGCTGCCGTTGAAGGTGCGAAGAAAACCGAAGACATCGTTGCACGTATGGGCCGAGCAGGTACTGTCGGCGATCGCAGTCTGGGCTACCCTGATGCTGGCGCATACGCATTGGGTGTTATTTTCACAGAGTTGTCCGAGGCGATGAAATAAGAATGTCGGTAAAAAATTAGATTATTTTGTTAATTTTATATTATAATGTCGATAGTTTTAGTTAATGTTGTCGGTAAATACGAAAAAACTCGAATTATTCAGTGAAGAATATAGGATTATGAATTATATTCTCCACAAAAGGGCTGTCCCTTAAATCATCCAAATTGAAAAACAAAAAGAAACCGTTCCTTGGTAAAATGGAAGTGCGACCCACCATTTGAAAGGACGGTTTCTTTGTAAATTCAATATACTATGGAAGGGAAATAACAGCTTCTTGAATGCTTTCTTGATTGTCTACATCTATAGCACAATAGAAACGTTCAGATCGGACTCCTTTAAAAATTAGGCTTTTGAGAATGGTTAATCATGTACTTTCTAAGTAAAATAGTTACTAGACTTAGTATTATAGATAAGATTCCTACAAATACAACGTATTGAACGCCCATTCCTGATATTAATAACCCTCCGGCAGCTGCACCGATGGTAGTTCCTAAGTTACATGCTGATATAAATAAGCCATTTGCGAAATCAGGCGCTTCGGGAGCTGTAGTTGTAATTAAATATTGATTGATATTGGCCATAACTCCTCCAGCTAATATCCCCCAAATAAATGTTGTGATTACCATTGATGAGGTGAATTGTCCTGTGAAAAGCATCGTGATGTATACAACACCTAACAACAATGGGAACAAGAATACTGTCTTACCCGCACGATGTGTAAGTAGCCTTCCTGCTACTATATTTCCAATAATATTTGCTCCTCCGAAGATGAATAATGTAGAACTCACGGTATTCGGAGACATCTTCGTTACTGTTATTAGATATTCAGCAAAATAACTATAAACCCCAAATACAGCTGAATTTAACAAAATGACAGCCATGATGGAAACCCATATCACTGGTTTTTTTAATACAGAGAGTTGTGCACTGTAAGAAAGTCTTTCTTTTACAGGCATAGATGGTACAAAAATGAATGTAGCAATGAATATGACCACATTAACGATAATAAAGAATGCCATCGCCATTTCAAACGAAACGGTATTATTAATAAAACTAACGATAGGAACGCCAGCTACCATGCCAGCAGATACTCCAATAAAAACTCTAGAAATGGCTTTTGGGGCTTCATTCTTACTTACTGAAGATGCAGCTACCGTAAATGCTAAAGAACAATAAATGGGATGAAAGAGGGCTGGAATGATACGTGCAATTAACAAAACAGTAAAATTTGATGTAAGTAGGGATACAGTATTTCCTACTACGAAAACTCCCAATACAAGTAACATCACCGTCTTACGATTAATACCTGAAAAGAACAATGGCATCGTTGGTCCAGATACAGCGATCGTGAGAGCAAAAAGACTCACTAGCAATCCTGCTTTTGTTATAGTGACATTAAAGTGATCAGCAATTGAAGGTAATATTCCAATAACACCCATTTCGGTGTTTATGATGCCAAAAACACCTATAGTCAAAATGAGAATCAACAAACGGTTTCCTTTAGTCACAAAAATACTCCTCTCTTTGTTCAAGCTCTCCCGAAAAGCAGTGGAACAGATACTAAATTTCTTTCTAAAAGTCCTGATGATATCTTGCTCAATGTACTTCAACAATAGTGAAGTATGTCCAGAGGACATTACTAAAAATACGATTCTCTAGAGGCCCTCTTTTGGGGCTTAAATAGTATCAGAAACAGTATTTCTATACTCTAGTACAACTTGAAAATATATTTGACATCCGTTCGTGTATATAAAATACAGTTATAATAATAGATTGGAGTATATAATTTATTATTAAAGAATCAACATTACAAGACATTAAAATCGTTAATTTCATACAATTTGATGTTTAAACAATAAATCAATATAAATTGTCGATAATTGCAAGGGATGTGCAGTTGTATGCTAAGTGGAGAAAGTGGTTTTAAAAATTAATGAAAAGTAATTCTATCAGCAGGCAGTTTCCAATCTATATCAATTGTCCGCTTATAATCTTTAAGTCAACGGACCTCTAATTTAATTAACAACAAGAAAAGCAGCCGATCGATGTGATCCGCTGCTTTTCTTCAAGTAGTGTAGTTGCTTAAATGGATGATAGTCAGAAGATACCGTGAATAGACATATCAATGTAACTAGGATACTTTGGTCACATTTAGTAATAAGAGAACTCTTTAATTCAGGGAGATACTGAGAATAAGTTTGTGGGGGACTCCTAACAAATCTGAGAAATCATTATCACCCTCTTCATGTTTGATGATAATAAGTCTTCAAATTCTTGAAGATAGTTAACAATATTAACTGATTTGTTGTATATACAATGAAATCAAATATATTGTCGATTGTAAGCAACTTGTTTTTGCCTATAATAATAAACAGATGTTGATCGAACAGCATTTTTGAAAGTAAGCGTATACAGGGCGGGTTGTTACTGTTAAATCAGGCAAGACCGATAATCTCTAAAATAATAAGATTTCACCTTATTTATTGCTGGAGGGGATACGGTATAGTAGTTCTGGAGGTATAGTGTGAAAATTGAAAGAGTACTAAACAATAACGCAGTTATTTCAACAAGAGAAGAACAAGAAGTTATTGTGATTGGGCGTGGTATTGCTTTTAATAAACGTGTTGAAGATGATATTAATGAAAAAGAAATAGAAAAAATTTTCATTCTAGAAAATGAAGGCACATCTAAAAAATTGAAGATCTTATTTGGAGATATGCCAATCGAGTATATGGATATTTCCGAAAAAATCATTAAGTACGCAGAAAAAAAATTAGATAAAAAGCTAAATGATAGCATTTATATTCATTTAACAGATCATATTCAATTTGCAATTGAGCGTTATAAAAAAAATATGCACATTAAAAATGGTTTGTTATTAGAAACAAAGCATTTATATAAAGAAGAATATGACATTGGATTAGAAGCTTTAAATATGATATGTGAGCATTTTGGCATCATTCTACCAGAAGATGAAGCAGGATTCATAGCTCTTCATATTGTTAATGCTGAATTGAATGAAGAGATGCCCGTCTTGAAGAATATAACTAAGGTTATGCAAGAAATTTTAACCATAGTGAAATATCATTTTAAGCTAGAGATCAATGAGAATTCTTTAATCTTTTATCGGTTTCTAACCCATCTGAAATTTTTTGCTCAGCGTCTGGTCAAAGGGAATCATTACAACAGCTCAACAGGCGATGACTTATATGATGTAATTAGAATGAAATATCCAGATGCGTACGAATGTACAAAAAAAATAAAGAAGTTTATAGATGCTTCATACACCTATGAATTGACACAAGAAGAAATGATCTTTTTAACCATTCATATTGAAAGAGTGATTAAAAATAATAACCGATAATCTTTTAGGGTTGTAACCTCAGGGGCAAAACCTAGATCAAACATTTTTATAATGTTGATTTAGGTTTTTTTTGATTATATTTTTGCATCTAATACCTATACGGAGTCTTGAAGAGGAGTGGGGAAAGTTGAGTCACCAAACTTTAGCAAAAGAAATTGTTCAATTAATTGGCGGAGCACAGAATGTAAGCAGTGTTGTTCATTGTGCTACACGTTTACGTTTTACTCTGAAAGATAGAGAACAAGCAAACAAGCAATCTATTCAAGATTTGGATGGAGTGCTAAGCGTTGTGGAGAGTGGAGGACAGTTTCAAGTTGTTATTGGAGCTCATGTAGCAGATGTGTATAAAGAAGTTACCAAAGTGAGTACAGGATCTTCGTCCCCTGATGAGCTTCAGAAAGAGAGAAAATCAAAAGGGACGTTAACGAGCCAGATTTTTGATGTGATTTCACGTAGCTTTTCACCTCTATTAGGTGCACTCGCTGGTGCGGGAATGATTAAAGCCTTACTAACAGTGATAACAATGATGGGATTGTTATCTACAGAGAGTGGGGCATATTTTATACTTTCTGCAGCAGGAAATGCTGTCTTTTACTTTCTTCCTATTTTCCTAGGGATAACACTATCCATTAGACTTGGAGCAAATCCTTATGTTGGTGGAGCTATAGGTGCATCATTGTTAGAACCTAATTTCACTGGGTTAATGACACAAGCTGGAGATGTCTCTGACTTCTTTGGAATACCAGTTGTACTGATGAGTTATTCATCTACTGTATTCCCAGTATTTATCGCGGTATGTATATATGCAGTTTTAGAAACGCAATTGAAAAAGATCATTCATAAAGATCTACAAATGTTTTTTGTTCCAATGCTTTCGCTTGCAATTATTGTACCTCTTACTGTTTTGGTATTCGGACCGTTTGGAGTATATGTGGGAGATGGTATTGGAGCAGCAATTGGGTTTTTAAGTGAGAAAAGCGGTTTGTTGACGGGTCTTGTCATGGGCGGTACATGGACATTCTTAGTTATTTTTGGTCTACATTGGGGAATTGTTCCGATTATTTTAGCAAACCTTGCATCGGGTGGAGATCCGTTTGCAGCAATGACTGCAGGTGCAACCTTTGCTCAAATGGGGGTTGCATTGGGGATTTTCCTGAAAGCAAGAGATAAAAAAGTTAAAACACTTGCTGGATCTACAATATTACCAGGGCTACTAGCTGGCATAACTGAGCCATTTGTTTATGGCGTAATGCTACGTTTTAGACGTACAATTCTTTATATTGTAGCTGCAGGAGCAGTCGGTGGAGCTATAAATGGCTATTTAGGAGTTCAAATGCAGGTGTTCGCTTTCCACACTTTATTCGCGATTCCTGCGTTTTCACCAATGGTACTTTATATATTCGGTATTTCCATTTCTTTCTTTGGGGCTGCAATTATAACATACTTGTTTGGCTTTGAAGAAAAGAAGACAAAAGTGGACATAGAGAACAGCATTGTAGAAGTAGTACAACCTCTTGTGAAAACTCAAAAGGTCGTTAGCCCGTTAACAGGGATAGTCAAGTCATTGGCTGATGTAGAAGATGAGGCGTTTGCAACTGAGGCAATGGGGAAGGGAATTGCAATTGAGCCAACTGTTGGTCAAGCCGTTTCACCCGTAACTGGAGTTGTAACCACCGTTTTCCCTACAGGTCATGCAATTGGAATTACTTCGGATGAAGGAGCGGAAATCCTAATCCACATTGGAACAAATACGGTGAAATTAAAGGGGAAATATTTCACACAGATTGCTAAAGAGGGCGATCGGGTAAGCGAGGGTGACCTATTAGTTGAATTTGATATTGAGAAAATAAAAGAAGCCGGGTACCCAGTGACTACTCCGGTTATCATTACAAATACAGATCGTTACATTGAAGTTATCGGTACAGATAAAGAGGTTATTCAAGCAAAAGAATCATTGTTGACATTGATTGTTTAATAAGTCATATAATTTTGGAGGTTTTAGATATGAAACATAATCAACTCAAACCGTTCCCAGCAGACTTTCTCTGGGGGGGCTCAACATCTGCTTATCAAATCGAAGGAGCATGGAATGAGGATGGAAAAGGTCCGTCAGTTATTGATATGGCTAAAGGTCCCGAAGGGACAACTGATTTTAAGGTAGCCAGCGATCACTATCATCACTACAAAGAAGATATTGCATTACTAGCGGAGATGGGATTTAAGGCCTATCGCTTCTCCATTGCTTGGACTCGAATCTACCCGAATGGCGCGGGAGAACTAAACCAAAAGGGAATCGAATTTTACGATAATCTAATTAATGAAATCGAATCTCAGGGAATTGAACCGATTGTAACAATGTATCACTTTGATCTACCATATGCTTTGGAACAAAAGGGTGGTTGGTCAAATCGGGAAACCATCGATGCGTTTGAAGTCTATGCTAAAACTTTGTTTGAAAACTTCGGTGACCGAGTTAAGTATTGGTTGACAATTAATGAACAGAATATGATGATTCTTCATGGTGATGCGATTGGAACCGTGAATCCAAATCTCGAAAACCCTAAGAAAGACTTATATCAACAAAATCATCATATGCTTCTAGCTCAGGCAAAGGCCATGAGTTTATGCCATCAAATGTTGCCAAGCGCGAAAATTGGACCAGCGCCGAACATTGTGTCTATCTATCCGGATAGTTCCAATCCTGAAGATATTATGGCTGCTCAAAGTTATATGGCTATCCGTAATTGGTTGTATTTAGACATTGCTGTTTTTGGGCGCTACAATACTACTGCATGGAATTTCCTGGAAGAAAAAGGCTATACCCCTACAATTCTTGATGGAGATATGGAGGTTTTACAGAGTGGGAAGCCTGACTTTATCGCTTTCAACTATTATACTTCTCAAACTGTAGGAGCAAGCAAAGAGGATGGTACTGATGTAAATCACACCGGAGATCAACATATTACAATTGGTGAGCCAGGGATTTATAAAGGGGTAACTAATGCAAACTTGGAGAAGAATGAATTTGGCTGGGAAATTGACCCAATTGGATTCAGAAATACATTAAGAGAAATATATGACCGTTATAATCTTCCGCTTATTGTAACCGAAAATGGCTTAGGAGCTTTTGATAAGCTAGAGGAGGGGGACGTAGTCAATGATTCTTATCGAATTGAGTTTTTGCGCAAGCATATCGAGCAGATGCAGTTGGCTTTAACTGATGGAGTTGAAGTATTTGGCTTCTGTCCTTGGTCAGCGATTGATTTAATCAGTACACACCAAGGTTGCAGCAAGAGGTATGGT belongs to Paenibacillus sp. FSL H8-0079 and includes:
- a CDS encoding glycoside hydrolase family 1 protein is translated as MKHNQLKPFPADFLWGGSTSAYQIEGAWNEDGKGPSVIDMAKGPEGTTDFKVASDHYHHYKEDIALLAEMGFKAYRFSIAWTRIYPNGAGELNQKGIEFYDNLINEIESQGIEPIVTMYHFDLPYALEQKGGWSNRETIDAFEVYAKTLFENFGDRVKYWLTINEQNMMILHGDAIGTVNPNLENPKKDLYQQNHHMLLAQAKAMSLCHQMLPSAKIGPAPNIVSIYPDSSNPEDIMAAQSYMAIRNWLYLDIAVFGRYNTTAWNFLEEKGYTPTILDGDMEVLQSGKPDFIAFNYYTSQTVGASKEDGTDVNHTGDQHITIGEPGIYKGVTNANLEKNEFGWEIDPIGFRNTLREIYDRYNLPLIVTENGLGAFDKLEEGDVVNDSYRIEFLRKHIEQMQLALTDGVEVFGFCPWSAIDLISTHQGCSKRYGFIFVNRGEFDLKDLRRIRKNSFYWYKELIATGGKSLN
- a CDS encoding MFS transporter, whose translation is MTKGNRLLILILTIGVFGIINTEMGVIGILPSIADHFNVTITKAGLLVSLFALTIAVSGPTMPLFFSGINRKTVMLLVLGVFVVGNTVSLLTSNFTVLLIARIIPALFHPIYCSLAFTVAASSVSKNEAPKAISRVFIGVSAGMVAGVPIVSFINNTVSFEMAMAFFIIVNVVIFIATFIFVPSMPVKERLSYSAQLSVLKKPVIWVSIMAVILLNSAVFGVYSYFAEYLITVTKMSPNTVSSTLFIFGGANIIGNIVAGRLLTHRAGKTVFLFPLLLGVVYITMLFTGQFTSSMVITTFIWGILAGGVMANINQYLITTTAPEAPDFANGLFISACNLGTTIGAAAGGLLISGMGVQYVVFVGILSIILSLVTILLRKYMINHSQKPNF
- a CDS encoding PRD domain-containing protein, producing the protein MKIERVLNNNAVISTREEQEVIVIGRGIAFNKRVEDDINEKEIEKIFILENEGTSKKLKILFGDMPIEYMDISEKIIKYAEKKLDKKLNDSIYIHLTDHIQFAIERYKKNMHIKNGLLLETKHLYKEEYDIGLEALNMICEHFGIILPEDEAGFIALHIVNAELNEEMPVLKNITKVMQEILTIVKYHFKLEINENSLIFYRFLTHLKFFAQRLVKGNHYNSSTGDDLYDVIRMKYPDAYECTKKIKKFIDASYTYELTQEEMIFLTIHIERVIKNNNR
- the dhaK gene encoding dihydroxyacetone kinase subunit DhaK, with amino-acid sequence MKKIINQAENVVMEMCNGIALAHPELEFLKKYKVIKRREIQADKVSLISGGGSGHEPAHAGYVGKGMLDAAVCGDVFASPSQIQVYQAIKATASNKGTLLIIKNYSGDMMNFKNAAHLAEEDGIDVQYVRVEDDIAVQDSLYTVGRRGVAGTVLVHKIAGAAAEEGRSLADVKSVAEKAAQNVRSIGFGFTSCTVPAKGTPTFEIAEDEMEFGVGIHGEPGIRREKLVSADELAGRMVEALLADMKLDNDASAEIAVLVNGFGATPLQELYLLNNSVQRELSQRSGLNVATTFVGNYMTSIDMAGASVTILKLDDELKSLLFKESDTPAFKVSGPSVAQVAYSEALEAVVGEDAPVSYEVETPATSAVISNNQFSLDNVVYLIDKMGEIIIKNEVPFCELDSHAGDGDFGMSVAKGFRQLKREWNHIINEDKKDIGSFLDACSLVIMEYCGGASGPIWGSAFRAAGKAVGGKQQLNVAEFAEMIHAAVQGIQSTGERSFGRGAVVGDKTLIDALVPCADSWTQSAESGDDFKTAFAKGAAAAVEGAKKTEDIVARMGRAGTVGDRSLGYPDAGAYALGVIFTELSEAMK
- a CDS encoding beta-glucoside-specific PTS transporter subunit IIABC, whose product is MSHQTLAKEIVQLIGGAQNVSSVVHCATRLRFTLKDREQANKQSIQDLDGVLSVVESGGQFQVVIGAHVADVYKEVTKVSTGSSSPDELQKERKSKGTLTSQIFDVISRSFSPLLGALAGAGMIKALLTVITMMGLLSTESGAYFILSAAGNAVFYFLPIFLGITLSIRLGANPYVGGAIGASLLEPNFTGLMTQAGDVSDFFGIPVVLMSYSSTVFPVFIAVCIYAVLETQLKKIIHKDLQMFFVPMLSLAIIVPLTVLVFGPFGVYVGDGIGAAIGFLSEKSGLLTGLVMGGTWTFLVIFGLHWGIVPIILANLASGGDPFAAMTAGATFAQMGVALGIFLKARDKKVKTLAGSTILPGLLAGITEPFVYGVMLRFRRTILYIVAAGAVGGAINGYLGVQMQVFAFHTLFAIPAFSPMVLYIFGISISFFGAAIITYLFGFEEKKTKVDIENSIVEVVQPLVKTQKVVSPLTGIVKSLADVEDEAFATEAMGKGIAIEPTVGQAVSPVTGVVTTVFPTGHAIGITSDEGAEILIHIGTNTVKLKGKYFTQIAKEGDRVSEGDLLVEFDIEKIKEAGYPVTTPVIITNTDRYIEVIGTDKEVIQAKESLLTLIV